From the Flavobacteriales bacterium genome, one window contains:
- a CDS encoding gliding motility-associated C-terminal domain-containing protein gives MMKATISIFFLISFYCSLSSIVIGQTDTPTGITPNGDSTNETWRIRDENSEAIIEVKIFDRWGKVLWKSENYYNNWNGVDQSNNILENGTYYYSISIDDTKSTGWINVIR, from the coding sequence ATGATGAAAGCCACAATTTCAATATTTTTTCTTATTTCATTTTATTGCTCTCTTAGTAGCATTGTTATTGGACAAACTGATACTCCAACTGGTATCACACCAAATGGAGATAGCACCAATGAGACGTGGCGTATACGAGATGAAAACTCCGAAGCCATTATTGAGGTGAAGATTTTTGATAGATGGGGGAAAGTATTATGGAAATCCGAAAACTATTACAATAACTGGAATGGTGTAGATCAGTCGAATAATATTCTTGAGAATGGCACTTACTATTATAGTATATCAATTGATGATACGAAATCAACTGGATGGATTAACGTAATCCGATAA